The Paenibacillus sophorae genome has a segment encoding these proteins:
- a CDS encoding alpha/beta hydrolase, with translation MKYYTKTDVTFDSAGVKIAGHLYTPDGEVSGPRPAIVVGHPGTGVKEQAAGLYAKRLAERGFVTLTFDAAYQGESGGEPRGLEDPAHRVEDFKAAVSFLSVHNEVDPDRIGALGICASGGYVIPATVTDHRIKAVATVSAADISRQFRNGSDGKQDPAIIQGMLDAAAAARTSEARGEGVGTFPIFPETEDQARAFGQHAFEGWEYYCTDRAQHPCAAKVFTWNSIDRIAYFDAFRFIDLIAPRPLLMIVGTQAVTSWMTTEAFANAQEPKELFWIDGATHVALYDKDEYVAPAVLKLAEFFLTNLTAPGSA, from the coding sequence ATGAAATACTATACTAAGACGGACGTCACCTTCGACAGTGCCGGCGTGAAGATCGCCGGCCACCTCTACACACCCGACGGAGAGGTCAGCGGGCCGCGCCCTGCGATCGTCGTCGGCCATCCCGGCACCGGCGTCAAGGAGCAGGCTGCGGGCCTCTACGCAAAGCGCCTGGCCGAGCGGGGTTTCGTCACTCTTACCTTCGACGCCGCCTATCAGGGCGAAAGCGGAGGAGAGCCGCGCGGATTGGAGGACCCAGCCCACCGGGTCGAGGACTTCAAGGCTGCCGTCTCGTTCCTCAGTGTGCACAACGAGGTCGACCCGGACCGCATCGGTGCACTGGGCATCTGTGCCTCTGGCGGCTATGTGATCCCCGCCACTGTGACAGACCACCGCATCAAGGCCGTCGCTACCGTCAGCGCCGCCGACATCAGCCGTCAATTCCGTAACGGCAGCGATGGCAAGCAGGACCCCGCCATCATCCAGGGCATGCTCGACGCCGCAGCGGCGGCCCGCACCTCCGAAGCCCGCGGCGAAGGCGTCGGCACATTCCCAATTTTCCCGGAGACCGAGGACCAGGCCCGCGCCTTCGGCCAGCACGCCTTCGAGGGTTGGGAATATTACTGCACCGACCGCGCACAGCACCCGTGCGCGGCTAAGGTCTTTACCTGGAACAGTATAGACCGCATCGCATATTTCGACGCGTTCCGGTTCATCGACCTGATCGCGCCTCGCCCGCTGCTCATGATCGTTGGAACTCAAGCCGTCACTTCATGGATGACGACCGAAGCGTTTGCGAACGCGCAAGAGCCCAAGGAACTGTTTTGGATTGACGGTGCTACCCATGTCGCCCTTTACGACAAGGACGAGTACGTGGCTCCTGCGGTTTTGAAGCTCGCGGAGTTCTTCCTTACGAATCTGACCGCCCCTGGCTCGGCTTGA
- a CDS encoding TetR/AcrR family transcriptional regulator: MDKKESARLAYVLETALNIFARYGYKKTSIEDISKAAGITRQGIYLHFKNKDEIFSASIQKALDDGLHAADQILEDDRLTLEEKLFQSLDEWFGRHVGFLHPEASDLAAQCERVLGDAVENSSSSFQKKLEQVILESSGKNTKDAETRAATITDMLCTCALTWKHRLSSRQEFQKKLCDAIHLCCQDLRD, encoded by the coding sequence ATGGATAAAAAAGAATCGGCAAGACTGGCGTACGTTCTTGAGACAGCTCTGAATATTTTTGCTCGGTACGGCTATAAAAAAACATCCATTGAGGATATCTCGAAAGCCGCGGGCATCACACGTCAGGGGATTTATCTTCATTTTAAAAATAAAGATGAGATCTTTAGCGCTTCCATTCAAAAAGCGTTGGACGACGGTTTGCATGCCGCCGATCAGATACTTGAGGATGACCGCTTAACGCTGGAAGAAAAACTGTTTCAATCTTTAGACGAGTGGTTTGGCCGTCACGTAGGATTCCTTCATCCTGAAGCGTCCGATCTTGCGGCCCAATGTGAGCGCGTTCTCGGCGACGCTGTTGAAAACAGCAGTTCATCATTTCAAAAGAAACTCGAACAAGTCATTCTGGAGTCATCTGGGAAAAATACAAAAGACGCGGAGACGCGCGCTGCGACCATTACCGACATGCTATGTACATGTGCATTGACTTGGAAGCATCGTTTATCATCGCGGCAAGAATTCCAAAAGAAGTTGTGTGACGCCATCCACTTGTGTTGTCAAGATCTTCGAGACTAG
- a CDS encoding Lsa family ABC-F type ribosomal protection protein yields the protein MSLINVTNLTFAYDGSYDNIFENVSFQINMDWKLGFTGRNGRGKTTFLNLLLGKYDYSGTISANVSFEYFPFHVEHKEFNTLDVIDEIYPDYEHWQIVRELSLLKVSEDVLYRPFETMSNGEQTKVLLATLFLKENSFLLIDEPTNHLDIHARKLVSDYLKTKNGFILVSHDRAFLDNCVDHILSINKTHIEVQKGNFSDWWENKQRQDNYELAENDKLRKDIKRLSEASSRTSNWSHEVEKTKNGTRNSGSKVDKGFIGHKAAKMMKRSKSIEQRQQSAIEESSKLLKNIESSESLKITQLAYNKKQMVELEHVSIHYGEHTVCNDVTFTVEQGERVTLAGSNGSGKSSILKLILGEEIPFTGTFRKGSQLKISYVSQDTSHLQGNLSDYASQNEIDESLFKAILRKLDFSRIQFEKDMSSFSGGQKKKVLIAKSLCEKAHLHIWDEPLNFIDVISRMQIEELLLEHSPTILFVEHDSEFCKNIATKIVEL from the coding sequence ATGTCTTTAATCAATGTGACCAACCTGACTTTTGCTTATGACGGTAGCTACGACAACATCTTCGAAAACGTTAGCTTTCAAATTAATATGGATTGGAAATTAGGTTTTACTGGAAGGAACGGTCGAGGCAAAACAACATTTCTGAACCTGCTGCTTGGTAAATACGATTACAGCGGAACCATTTCAGCAAATGTCAGCTTTGAATACTTCCCCTTCCATGTTGAACACAAGGAATTTAATACCCTGGACGTTATCGACGAAATTTATCCCGACTATGAGCATTGGCAGATCGTACGCGAGCTTTCGTTGCTGAAGGTGTCAGAGGATGTGTTGTATCGGCCGTTTGAAACCATGTCAAACGGGGAGCAAACGAAAGTATTACTTGCAACCTTGTTTTTGAAGGAAAACAGTTTCCTGCTTATCGACGAACCAACTAATCATTTGGACATTCACGCACGGAAGCTGGTCAGCGATTATCTAAAAACCAAGAATGGATTTATTTTGGTTTCACACGATCGCGCATTTCTAGATAATTGCGTGGACCACATTCTTTCGATAAACAAAACTCATATTGAGGTCCAGAAAGGTAATTTCTCGGACTGGTGGGAGAATAAACAAAGGCAGGATAACTATGAACTAGCCGAGAACGACAAGCTGCGAAAAGACATTAAACGGCTATCCGAAGCCTCAAGTAGAACGAGTAACTGGTCGCACGAAGTAGAGAAAACAAAAAACGGCACTCGCAATTCCGGTTCGAAAGTCGATAAAGGATTTATCGGACACAAGGCCGCCAAAATGATGAAACGTTCCAAATCGATTGAACAGAGACAACAATCCGCGATTGAGGAGAGTTCCAAACTCCTGAAAAATATCGAAAGCTCGGAAAGTCTGAAAATCACTCAACTTGCTTATAACAAAAAGCAAATGGTGGAATTAGAGCATGTTTCTATCCATTACGGAGAACACACAGTATGCAACGACGTAACCTTTACCGTTGAACAAGGAGAACGCGTTACACTTGCGGGTTCAAACGGTTCGGGAAAATCAAGTATTCTCAAGCTAATTCTTGGCGAGGAGATCCCTTTTACGGGAACATTTCGCAAAGGTAGTCAATTAAAAATTTCATACGTATCACAAGATACCTCACATCTGCAGGGCAACTTATCAGATTATGCGAGCCAGAACGAGATCGATGAGAGCTTGTTCAAAGCGATTTTAAGGAAACTCGATTTTTCGCGCATACAATTTGAAAAAGACATGTCTTCATTCAGCGGCGGACAGAAGAAGAAGGTACTGATCGCAAAGAGCTTATGCGAGAAGGCACATCTCCATATATGGGACGAACCGTTAAACTTTATTGACGTCATTTCCCGTATGCAGATTGAAGAACTATTGCTGGAACATTCTCCGACAATACTTTTTGTAGAGCACGATAGTGAATTTTGTAAAAATATCGCCACCAAAATCGTCGAACTGTAA
- a CDS encoding Cfr family 23S rRNA (adenine(2503)-C(8))-methyltransferase, giving the protein MKSTSKYEMIQHILTELKQPAYRFQQIADAIFKQRIGEYDRMTILPKGIRNELIKNLGEHVLNLTPVMQKTSRQVNKVLLSIEGGEHIEAVQLSYERGWKSYCISSQCGCGYGCRFCATGTIGLKRNLTADEITDQLLYFHLNGQALDSVSFMGMGEALANPNIFDTLMILTDPRTFSLGHRRITVSTIGILPGIDRLTKEFPQVNLTFSLHSPFDEQRSELMPINNRFPLNDVLNKLDQHIRDTGRKVYIAYILLRGENDSNEHAEAIAALLKHRGPWEHLYHVNLIPYNSTDVTPESFHQSDKDRVQKFVSILKSKGIKVTVRTQFGTDIDAACGQLYGHNKFIVSNEF; this is encoded by the coding sequence ATGAAATCAACTTCGAAATACGAAATGATTCAACACATATTGACAGAATTGAAACAACCCGCGTATCGGTTCCAACAAATTGCGGATGCGATCTTCAAGCAAAGAATTGGTGAATATGACAGAATGACCATACTACCCAAGGGTATAAGAAACGAATTAATTAAGAACCTTGGCGAACACGTTTTGAACTTAACTCCTGTCATGCAAAAGACATCCAGACAAGTGAATAAAGTGCTTCTTTCCATTGAGGGCGGTGAACACATAGAAGCAGTTCAACTAAGCTATGAGCGCGGCTGGAAATCATACTGCATTTCCAGCCAGTGCGGATGCGGATATGGTTGCCGCTTCTGTGCTACAGGTACAATCGGACTGAAACGAAATCTAACCGCTGATGAAATTACCGATCAATTGTTATACTTTCATTTAAATGGTCAAGCCTTGGATAGTGTTTCGTTTATGGGCATGGGGGAGGCGCTAGCCAATCCTAATATCTTCGACACGCTTATGATTCTAACAGATCCACGAACCTTTAGCTTGGGGCATCGAAGAATTACAGTTTCCACCATCGGAATTTTGCCGGGTATCGATCGTCTGACAAAGGAATTTCCACAGGTTAACCTAACCTTTTCACTGCACTCTCCGTTCGACGAACAGCGGAGCGAGCTAATGCCCATTAACAATCGATTTCCGCTTAATGATGTGTTAAACAAGTTGGATCAGCATATTCGTGATACAGGTAGAAAAGTATATATTGCGTATATATTACTTCGAGGAGAAAACGATTCAAATGAGCATGCGGAAGCCATCGCTGCTTTGTTAAAGCACAGAGGTCCTTGGGAACACTTATATCACGTCAATTTGATCCCCTACAATTCAACCGACGTGACGCCTGAAAGCTTTCATCAATCAGACAAAGATCGAGTTCAAAAGTTTGTCAGTATCTTAAAGTCAAAGGGAATCAAAGTCACTGTGCGAACTCAATTCGGAACGGACATTGATGCAGCATGCGGTCAGCTATACGGACACAACAAGTTCATTGTTTCCAACGAGTTTTGA
- the alr gene encoding alanine racemase — protein sequence MYRDTWAEIDLTKIRENVMEIRQFLPGSTKLMAVVKANAYGHGDIETAKEAVQAGADYLGVAFIEEAIRLRNAGLKQPILILTPIRPELTSLALEYDLMLTVTRASWFQEMRAHKPVNALYKLYVHVKMDTGLGRIGIRTMEEWQEIVPWLAAPDIVVDGFYTHFATAGEADSSYLELQIQRFQEMKEWSNMLPIPINHYHCAGSVAALRFPELSMDMVRIGAAIYGFYPEMQVTNIKLKPAFSLHSRLMQTKRLKKGEYVGYNNAYQTKTDQWIGTVPIGYADGWTQRMQNTEVLVDGCRAEIVGKISMDQLMVKLPKYFPEGSKVTLIGCSGEQKILTYKLANHIGSVSQEITSSITDRVVRIYRKSGESQHEAIRSRTTAF from the coding sequence ATGTACCGTGACACTTGGGCGGAGATAGATCTAACGAAAATCCGCGAGAATGTAATGGAGATCCGCCAATTTCTGCCTGGTTCTACCAAACTGATGGCAGTTGTTAAAGCAAATGCTTACGGCCACGGAGATATCGAAACGGCTAAAGAGGCCGTTCAGGCAGGGGCAGATTATTTAGGGGTTGCCTTTATTGAAGAAGCTATCCGACTAAGGAATGCTGGTTTGAAACAACCGATTCTTATTTTAACTCCGATTCGTCCCGAGCTCACATCTCTGGCTCTAGAATATGATCTGATGCTTACCGTCACTCGAGCGTCGTGGTTTCAGGAGATGCGAGCACACAAGCCTGTCAATGCCCTGTATAAACTATATGTTCATGTAAAAATGGATACTGGACTAGGGCGCATCGGAATACGCACGATGGAAGAGTGGCAAGAAATCGTTCCCTGGCTGGCAGCACCGGATATCGTGGTAGATGGGTTTTATACGCATTTCGCCACGGCAGGTGAGGCAGACAGCAGTTATCTTGAGCTTCAAATCCAACGTTTTCAGGAAATGAAAGAATGGAGCAACATGTTGCCCATTCCCATCAACCATTATCACTGTGCAGGAAGCGTAGCAGCACTTCGATTCCCTGAATTGTCCATGGATATGGTTCGTATCGGAGCTGCCATCTATGGATTTTATCCTGAAATGCAAGTAACCAACATAAAATTAAAGCCGGCATTCAGTTTGCACAGTAGGTTAATGCAAACGAAAAGACTGAAAAAAGGGGAATATGTAGGCTATAACAATGCTTATCAAACAAAAACGGATCAATGGATAGGAACCGTGCCAATCGGCTACGCCGATGGCTGGACGCAAAGAATGCAAAATACGGAAGTGCTAGTGGATGGATGCCGCGCAGAAATTGTAGGCAAAATCTCCATGGATCAATTGATGGTGAAACTTCCTAAGTATTTTCCAGAGGGCTCAAAGGTTACTTTGATTGGTTGCTCGGGAGAACAGAAAATCTTAACTTATAAATTGGCCAACCATATCGGCAGCGTATCGCAAGAAATAACGAGTTCCATCACGGACAGAGTGGTCAGGATTTACAGAAAGAGTGGGGAGAGTCAGCATGAAGCCATCCGAAGCAGAACAACAGCATTTTGA
- a CDS encoding D-alanyl-D-alanine carboxypeptidase family protein — protein sequence MKPSEAEQQHFEIRASNEEIFKGHLVLINYQNPIRRPVHTNQLASLDILPSIKQLSKGMLLEKYCLDRFHSLLEACGGIDKIIAVSAYRTKEDQSQIYKDSFIERGSEYTSKYVALPDHSEHQTGLAIDVGRLKSKIDFIAPSFPDTGIYRSFRVHAAQYGFILRYKREKESITRISHEPWHFRYVGYPHSRIMEENNLCLEEYIDFVQLYRYSGEQLTIKEENMTTKIYYVQANGETSTNIPIIKCDSYSVSGTNREGFIVTVISKNLEI from the coding sequence ATGAAGCCATCCGAAGCAGAACAACAGCATTTTGAAATCCGTGCAAGTAATGAAGAAATATTCAAAGGGCATTTAGTATTAATAAACTACCAAAACCCTATCAGAAGGCCAGTACATACAAATCAATTAGCGTCTTTGGACATCTTGCCTTCAATAAAGCAATTAAGCAAAGGGATGCTTTTGGAGAAGTATTGCCTTGATCGATTTCATTCTCTTCTTGAAGCTTGCGGGGGGATTGATAAAATTATCGCAGTCAGCGCATATCGAACGAAAGAAGATCAATCACAAATCTATAAAGATTCTTTTATTGAACGAGGCTCCGAATATACATCTAAATATGTAGCTTTGCCTGACCACAGTGAGCATCAAACGGGACTCGCGATCGACGTCGGTAGATTGAAATCAAAAATCGATTTTATTGCGCCTTCCTTCCCAGATACGGGCATTTATAGGTCCTTTAGGGTGCATGCCGCACAATATGGATTTATCCTCCGATATAAGCGAGAAAAAGAATCGATTACCCGCATTTCTCATGAGCCGTGGCACTTTAGATATGTAGGGTACCCTCATTCCAGGATTATGGAGGAAAACAATCTTTGTTTGGAGGAGTACATCGATTTTGTTCAGCTATACCGGTATTCTGGGGAGCAGCTAACTATAAAAGAAGAGAACATGACAACCAAGATTTATTACGTTCAGGCCAATGGAGAGACATCTACCAATATCCCGATCATAAAATGCGATTCTTACAGCGTATCCGGAACAAATCGTGAAGGATTCATTGTTACGGTTATCTCCAAAAATCTAGAAATCTAA
- the vanG gene encoding D-alanine--D-serine ligase VanG, whose translation MDKKTIAVLFGGCSSEYDVSLSSAASVIENLNTEKYDLVLIGITREGTWLRYRGNIEDIRNDYWHTHLGCTPSFFSPSREVKGLIELVHTEYHVTPIDVVFPVLHGKYGEDGTLQGLLELSGIPFVGCDMLSSALCMDKELAHKLVKAEGIDTARSLTVDKRERMEEVLSAAQLLGFPLFVKPARSGSSLGITKVHNMKELASGIEHAFTHDNKVVIEQNIDGFEVGCAVLGNSDPMIGVVDEIELNGHFFDYSEKYSLKSSKIHLPARIDEDTASKVKETALSIYKILGCKGFARVDMFLATDGRIVFNEVNTIPGFTSSSRYPNMLQASGMTYANILDKLLELADAED comes from the coding sequence ATGGACAAGAAGACAATTGCGGTATTGTTTGGCGGTTGTTCCAGTGAGTATGACGTATCTTTAAGCTCAGCAGCTTCAGTAATCGAAAACTTGAATACCGAAAAGTATGATCTTGTATTAATTGGAATTACACGGGAGGGCACTTGGCTTAGATATAGGGGGAATATCGAGGATATTCGTAATGACTACTGGCATACTCATTTAGGCTGTACGCCATCCTTTTTCTCGCCGAGCAGAGAGGTAAAGGGACTCATTGAGCTTGTTCATACAGAATATCATGTGACGCCGATTGATGTCGTATTTCCGGTGCTCCACGGCAAATACGGAGAGGATGGAACTTTACAAGGTTTATTGGAACTTTCGGGCATACCGTTTGTGGGATGTGATATGTTGTCCTCCGCGTTATGCATGGACAAAGAGCTGGCTCATAAGCTTGTGAAGGCCGAAGGCATCGATACTGCGCGTTCCCTTACGGTAGATAAGAGAGAAAGAATGGAAGAGGTCCTGTCAGCAGCACAATTGCTGGGGTTCCCGCTCTTCGTTAAGCCGGCTAGGTCAGGTTCTTCACTCGGTATTACGAAGGTTCACAACATGAAGGAGTTGGCCTCAGGTATAGAGCACGCCTTTACACACGACAACAAAGTTGTCATTGAACAAAACATCGACGGTTTCGAAGTGGGATGTGCCGTCCTGGGCAATTCTGATCCCATGATCGGTGTAGTTGACGAGATTGAACTAAACGGACATTTTTTTGATTATTCCGAAAAGTATTCCTTGAAAAGTTCGAAGATTCACTTGCCAGCCCGCATTGATGAGGATACGGCAAGCAAGGTTAAAGAAACCGCACTGTCTATTTATAAAATACTTGGTTGCAAAGGATTTGCGCGAGTAGATATGTTCCTGGCCACTGACGGAAGGATTGTTTTCAACGAGGTCAACACGATACCGGGTTTCACATCGAGCTCTCGTTATCCCAACATGCTCCAAGCTAGCGGCATGACTTATGCGAACATTCTTGACAAGCTGCTAGAGCTCGCTGATGCGGAGGACTAG
- a CDS encoding acyltransferase family protein, translating to MMTTRNNYGAIDHFRIIAAILVIAIHTRPLSTYTVYGDFLLTGILARLAVPFFFMASGFFLFRKSSESSGPSWKMVHGYAYRIGLLYLLSILIYLPVNLYAGYFKAFGWLGLVKDVLFDGTLYHLWYFPALFLGIYLTVYLYKKVPFPLLLAITGLLYMIGLLGDSYFGITIMSPTLHAIYSQMFTIFDYTRNGLFFSPIFLALGASLGIRPGSLHSVRVSAVCFAVFLGLMLAEGVLLEHHAWPRHDSMYIFLVPAAYYLFQWLISLLGKSNRDLRQISTWMYIVHPLIIVLVRGVGKVTDLRWLLLSNSVSHFVSVTLLSALVAIVIARIGARRDKRNRKNKKESCSI from the coding sequence ATGATGACAACTAGAAACAACTACGGTGCAATCGATCATTTCAGAATCATTGCGGCAATTCTAGTCATTGCTATCCATACACGTCCATTATCAACTTACACCGTATATGGTGATTTTCTTCTCACCGGCATACTCGCACGACTTGCAGTGCCATTCTTTTTTATGGCCTCGGGCTTCTTCCTCTTTCGGAAGTCGTCTGAATCAAGCGGACCGAGTTGGAAAATGGTGCATGGTTATGCGTACCGGATAGGATTGCTTTACCTTCTGTCGATTTTGATTTATCTTCCAGTCAACCTGTACGCGGGGTATTTTAAAGCGTTCGGTTGGCTCGGTCTTGTGAAAGATGTTCTGTTCGACGGCACCTTATATCATTTGTGGTATTTCCCCGCACTGTTCCTAGGTATTTATTTGACGGTTTATTTATATAAGAAGGTTCCGTTTCCGCTTCTGCTGGCCATCACCGGCTTGCTGTATATGATCGGCCTGCTCGGTGACAGCTATTTCGGAATAACCATAATGAGCCCTACTCTACATGCCATCTATTCGCAGATGTTCACGATATTTGATTATACGAGAAATGGTCTATTTTTCTCACCGATATTCCTTGCATTAGGCGCAAGTCTTGGGATTCGGCCAGGATCTCTTCACTCGGTGCGAGTAAGCGCGGTTTGCTTTGCGGTCTTCCTGGGCTTGATGCTTGCGGAGGGGGTGCTGCTAGAACATCATGCATGGCCAAGACATGACAGCATGTATATCTTTTTGGTTCCTGCCGCCTATTACCTGTTCCAATGGCTCATATCGCTGCTCGGAAAGAGCAATAGGGATTTGCGTCAGATCAGCACGTGGATGTATATTGTCCATCCGCTAATTATCGTGCTCGTGCGCGGTGTCGGCAAGGTAACCGACTTAAGATGGCTGCTTCTATCGAACAGCGTCTCGCATTTTGTTTCCGTCACACTGTTGTCAGCCCTTGTTGCGATTGTTATCGCAAGAATTGGAGCCAGGAGAGATAAGCGAAACCGAAAAAATAAGAAAGAATCTTGCAGTATTTGA
- a CDS encoding peptidoglycan D,D-transpeptidase FtsI family protein — protein MNLRVNVFYFGTFLLFCTIIIRLAILQLVEGPGLKDLETIGQVKNYPLEPVRGSIIDASGTRLAYSTSTQALYITLLKDYSSSDIGKKNRVEVEKLATEIVKVLNQYIETTADKLTIEDVMKSMDLDYKMQPGYAPRRIKANLTAREVAYFMEHKSKYPGIEVVEESGRQYNPDKVAVQTIGYLQEFRGTKEINKYKELDAKNKTLKDPGLMYTEREKVGVDGLEMMFQEMLRGKNGYMRIPVNPRNMVDGVPTMISPEKGYNVHTTIHKDIQVAAQQAIVDQLQWLRTHPVSGKLHPSAQTGYAVALEVDTGNVVAMASIPDYDPNVWEHGSDDWSTVLNHYRNGTISPYSSGRSGNRLESLVLLGSTVKPLTVLIGLNEKLFGPNDHYNDQGAAFFGKDNSRVRNAGGRAFGEINARQAIEHSSNAFMVDWIGEKLYAKYGSQSIEIWDKYMKDFGLGVSTQSGLPYEHVGTVEYNNIEQAGSYLAAMAYASFGQSGKYTTLQLAQYASTLANRGERIKPQLVSKIEDQNGQVIKQYKREVLNTVVFSEQYWEEVIAGMNTQGLRAFDDFKFDFARKTGTSEQDIYVDGQRKRLENGVFIAFAPREKPKLAVAVVIPEGGYGSSAAPVARKIFDAYDEVYGLDGSPKLLKE, from the coding sequence ATGAACTTGAGAGTAAATGTATTTTATTTTGGCACATTCCTCTTATTTTGTACCATCATTATACGTCTGGCCATTCTTCAACTCGTAGAAGGACCTGGCCTGAAAGATTTGGAAACGATCGGACAGGTCAAAAATTACCCGCTTGAGCCGGTCAGGGGCAGCATTATCGATGCTTCGGGAACACGACTTGCTTATTCCACGTCAACGCAAGCATTGTATATTACGCTCCTCAAGGACTACAGTTCATCTGATATAGGAAAGAAGAATCGGGTGGAGGTTGAAAAGCTAGCGACGGAAATCGTCAAAGTATTAAATCAATATATTGAAACTACAGCAGACAAACTGACGATCGAAGACGTGATGAAATCGATGGATCTTGATTATAAAATGCAGCCTGGTTATGCACCACGTCGAATAAAAGCAAATCTTACAGCTAGAGAAGTTGCTTATTTTATGGAGCATAAAAGTAAATACCCTGGCATTGAAGTCGTAGAAGAAAGTGGGCGGCAATACAACCCTGATAAAGTTGCAGTCCAGACGATCGGCTATTTGCAGGAGTTTCGAGGAACGAAGGAAATCAATAAATATAAAGAGTTGGATGCAAAGAACAAGACTCTGAAGGACCCGGGGCTTATGTATACGGAGCGGGAGAAGGTTGGGGTAGACGGATTGGAGATGATGTTTCAGGAAATGCTGCGTGGAAAGAACGGCTACATGAGGATTCCGGTTAATCCGCGAAACATGGTTGACGGCGTGCCGACGATGATATCCCCCGAGAAAGGCTACAATGTTCATACGACTATCCATAAGGATATTCAGGTAGCTGCGCAACAGGCCATTGTCGATCAATTACAATGGCTTCGTACCCATCCCGTTTCGGGAAAATTACATCCGAGCGCCCAGACGGGCTATGCAGTAGCCCTCGAAGTGGATACAGGCAACGTCGTAGCTATGGCCAGCATACCTGACTATGATCCTAATGTATGGGAACACGGTTCCGATGATTGGAGCACCGTATTGAATCACTACAGGAACGGAACCATATCACCTTATTCCTCCGGCCGATCCGGTAACAGATTAGAATCACTGGTGTTGCTGGGATCTACGGTCAAGCCGTTAACCGTATTAATTGGGCTCAATGAGAAATTGTTTGGTCCTAACGATCATTACAACGACCAGGGGGCTGCTTTTTTTGGAAAGGATAATTCAAGAGTTCGGAACGCCGGGGGAAGAGCGTTTGGAGAGATAAATGCCAGACAAGCAATTGAGCATTCCTCTAACGCTTTTATGGTCGATTGGATCGGGGAAAAGCTCTATGCCAAGTATGGATCCCAATCCATTGAAATTTGGGACAAATATATGAAGGATTTCGGTTTAGGCGTTTCGACTCAATCCGGGTTGCCCTATGAGCACGTTGGAACCGTCGAATATAATAATATTGAACAGGCAGGAAGTTATTTGGCAGCTATGGCGTATGCATCATTCGGTCAGTCGGGGAAATATACAACCCTTCAATTGGCGCAATATGCAAGCACCCTAGCGAATCGAGGTGAGCGCATCAAGCCGCAGCTTGTCAGCAAGATCGAAGATCAAAATGGCCAAGTCATTAAGCAATACAAGCGCGAGGTATTAAATACAGTAGTATTTTCCGAGCAATATTGGGAGGAAGTGATAGCCGGTATGAACACGCAGGGACTTCGAGCGTTTGACGATTTCAAATTTGATTTTGCACGAAAAACAGGTACATCGGAGCAAGATATCTACGTGGACGGTCAAAGAAAAAGGCTAGAGAATGGTGTTTTCATTGCTTTCGCCCCCCGTGAAAAACCGAAACTTGCCGTCGCTGTCGTCATACCTGAAGGCGGTTATGGTTCAAGCGCTGCGCCAGTGGCCCGAAAGATCTTCGACGCCTATGATGAAGTTTACGGACTGGATGGTTCACCCAAACTCCTAAAGGAATAG